A part of Mesoplodon densirostris isolate mMesDen1 chromosome 10, mMesDen1 primary haplotype, whole genome shotgun sequence genomic DNA contains:
- the IP6K1 gene encoding inositol hexakisphosphate kinase 1 isoform X1, with protein sequence MCVCQTMEVGQYGKNASRAGDRGVLLEPFIHQVGGHSSMMRYDDHTVCKPLISREQRFYESLPPEMKEFTPEYKGVVSVCFEGDSDGYINLVAYPYVESETVEQDDTPEREQPRRKHSRRSLHRSGSGSDHREEKASLSLETSESPQEAKTPKVELHSHSDVPFQMLDGNSGLSSEKISHNPWSLRCHKQQLSRMRSESKDRKLYKFLLLENVVHHFKYPCVLDLKMGTRQHGDDASAEKAARQMQKCEQSTSATLGVRVCGMQVYQLDTGHYLCRNKYYGRGLSIEGFRNALYQYLHNGLDLRRDLFEPILSKLRGLKAVLERQASYRFYSSSLLVIYDGKECRSESYLDRRSEMRVKHLDTGLPEVAPSCGPSTSPSSTSPEVGPFSPPKVDVRMIDFAHSTFKGFRDDPTVHDGPDRGYVFGLENLISIMEQMRDENQ encoded by the exons ATGTGTGTTTGTCAAACCATGGAAGTGGGGCAGTATGGCAAGAACGCAAGTCGGGCCGGAGACCGGGGAGTCCTCCTAGAGCCCTTCATCCACCAGGTGGGCGGACACAGCAGCATGATGCGCTACGACGACCACACTGTGTGCAAGCCCCTCATCTCCCGGGAGCAGCGCTTCTACGAGTCCCTCCCTCCCGAAATGAAGGAGTTCACCCCTGAGTACAAAG GAGTGGTATCAGTCTGCTTTGAGGGGGACAGTGATGGTTACATCAACTTGGTGGCCTACCCTTATGTGGAAAGTGAGACCGTGGAGCAGGATGACACACCAGAGCGGGAGCAACCTCGGCGTAAGCACTCTCGCCGGAGCCTGCACCGGTCAGGCAGTGGCAGTGACCACAGGGAGGAGAAAGCCAGCCTGTCCCTTGAAACCTCAGAGAG CCCCCAGGAGGCAAAGACTCCGAAGGTGGAGCTACACAGCCACTCGGACGTCCCTTTCCAGATGCTGGATGGCAACAGCGGTCTGAGTTCCGAGAAGATCAGCCACAACCCTTGGAGCCTGCGCTGTCACAAACAGCAGCTGAGCCGCATGCGCTCCGAGTCCAAGGACCGAAAGCTCTACA AGTTCCTCCTGCTTGAGAACGTGGTGCACCACTTCAAGTACCCCTGTGTGCTGGACCTGAAGATGGGCACCCGGCAGCATGGTGATGATGCATCAGCTGAGAAGGCAGCCCGGCAGATGCAGAAGTGCGAGCAAAGTACATCGGCTACGCTGGGTGTCAGAGTCTGTGGCATGCAG GTGTACCAGCTGGACACGGGGCATTACCTCTGCAGGAACAAGTACTATGGCCGTGGGCTCTCCATCGAAGGCTTCCGCAATGCCCTCTATCAGTACCTGCACAATGGCCTGGACCTGCGGCGTGACCTTTTTGAGCCCATCCTGAGCAAACTGCGAGGCCTGAAAGCTGTACTGGAGCGGCAGGCCTCCTACCGCTTCTACTCCAGTTCCCTGCTTGTCATCTATGATGGCAAGGAGTGCCGGTCTGAGTCCTACCTGGACCGCCGGTCCGAAATGCGTGTCAAGCACCTGGACACAGGGCTCCCTGAGGTGGCACCATCCTGtggccctagcactagccccagcagCACCAGCCCCGAGGTGGGCCCCTTCTCTCCACCCAAGGTGGATGTCCGCATGATCGACTTTGCACACAGCACATTCAAGGGCTTCCGAGATGACCCCACTGTGCATGATGGGCCTGACCGAGGCTATGTGTTTGGCCTGGAGAACCTCATCAGCATCATGGAACAGATGCGGGACGAGAACCAGTAG
- the IP6K1 gene encoding inositol hexakisphosphate kinase 1 isoform X2 has protein sequence MLFPGVVSVCFEGDSDGYINLVAYPYVESETVEQDDTPEREQPRRKHSRRSLHRSGSGSDHREEKASLSLETSESPQEAKTPKVELHSHSDVPFQMLDGNSGLSSEKISHNPWSLRCHKQQLSRMRSESKDRKLYKFLLLENVVHHFKYPCVLDLKMGTRQHGDDASAEKAARQMQKCEQSTSATLGVRVCGMQVYQLDTGHYLCRNKYYGRGLSIEGFRNALYQYLHNGLDLRRDLFEPILSKLRGLKAVLERQASYRFYSSSLLVIYDGKECRSESYLDRRSEMRVKHLDTGLPEVAPSCGPSTSPSSTSPEVGPFSPPKVDVRMIDFAHSTFKGFRDDPTVHDGPDRGYVFGLENLISIMEQMRDENQ, from the exons GAGTGGTATCAGTCTGCTTTGAGGGGGACAGTGATGGTTACATCAACTTGGTGGCCTACCCTTATGTGGAAAGTGAGACCGTGGAGCAGGATGACACACCAGAGCGGGAGCAACCTCGGCGTAAGCACTCTCGCCGGAGCCTGCACCGGTCAGGCAGTGGCAGTGACCACAGGGAGGAGAAAGCCAGCCTGTCCCTTGAAACCTCAGAGAG CCCCCAGGAGGCAAAGACTCCGAAGGTGGAGCTACACAGCCACTCGGACGTCCCTTTCCAGATGCTGGATGGCAACAGCGGTCTGAGTTCCGAGAAGATCAGCCACAACCCTTGGAGCCTGCGCTGTCACAAACAGCAGCTGAGCCGCATGCGCTCCGAGTCCAAGGACCGAAAGCTCTACA AGTTCCTCCTGCTTGAGAACGTGGTGCACCACTTCAAGTACCCCTGTGTGCTGGACCTGAAGATGGGCACCCGGCAGCATGGTGATGATGCATCAGCTGAGAAGGCAGCCCGGCAGATGCAGAAGTGCGAGCAAAGTACATCGGCTACGCTGGGTGTCAGAGTCTGTGGCATGCAG GTGTACCAGCTGGACACGGGGCATTACCTCTGCAGGAACAAGTACTATGGCCGTGGGCTCTCCATCGAAGGCTTCCGCAATGCCCTCTATCAGTACCTGCACAATGGCCTGGACCTGCGGCGTGACCTTTTTGAGCCCATCCTGAGCAAACTGCGAGGCCTGAAAGCTGTACTGGAGCGGCAGGCCTCCTACCGCTTCTACTCCAGTTCCCTGCTTGTCATCTATGATGGCAAGGAGTGCCGGTCTGAGTCCTACCTGGACCGCCGGTCCGAAATGCGTGTCAAGCACCTGGACACAGGGCTCCCTGAGGTGGCACCATCCTGtggccctagcactagccccagcagCACCAGCCCCGAGGTGGGCCCCTTCTCTCCACCCAAGGTGGATGTCCGCATGATCGACTTTGCACACAGCACATTCAAGGGCTTCCGAGATGACCCCACTGTGCATGATGGGCCTGACCGAGGCTATGTGTTTGGCCTGGAGAACCTCATCAGCATCATGGAACAGATGCGGGACGAGAACCAGTAG
- the IP6K1 gene encoding inositol hexakisphosphate kinase 1 isoform X3 yields the protein MLDGNSGLSSEKISHNPWSLRCHKQQLSRMRSESKDRKLYKFLLLENVVHHFKYPCVLDLKMGTRQHGDDASAEKAARQMQKCEQSTSATLGVRVCGMQVYQLDTGHYLCRNKYYGRGLSIEGFRNALYQYLHNGLDLRRDLFEPILSKLRGLKAVLERQASYRFYSSSLLVIYDGKECRSESYLDRRSEMRVKHLDTGLPEVAPSCGPSTSPSSTSPEVGPFSPPKVDVRMIDFAHSTFKGFRDDPTVHDGPDRGYVFGLENLISIMEQMRDENQ from the exons ATGCTGGATGGCAACAGCGGTCTGAGTTCCGAGAAGATCAGCCACAACCCTTGGAGCCTGCGCTGTCACAAACAGCAGCTGAGCCGCATGCGCTCCGAGTCCAAGGACCGAAAGCTCTACA AGTTCCTCCTGCTTGAGAACGTGGTGCACCACTTCAAGTACCCCTGTGTGCTGGACCTGAAGATGGGCACCCGGCAGCATGGTGATGATGCATCAGCTGAGAAGGCAGCCCGGCAGATGCAGAAGTGCGAGCAAAGTACATCGGCTACGCTGGGTGTCAGAGTCTGTGGCATGCAG GTGTACCAGCTGGACACGGGGCATTACCTCTGCAGGAACAAGTACTATGGCCGTGGGCTCTCCATCGAAGGCTTCCGCAATGCCCTCTATCAGTACCTGCACAATGGCCTGGACCTGCGGCGTGACCTTTTTGAGCCCATCCTGAGCAAACTGCGAGGCCTGAAAGCTGTACTGGAGCGGCAGGCCTCCTACCGCTTCTACTCCAGTTCCCTGCTTGTCATCTATGATGGCAAGGAGTGCCGGTCTGAGTCCTACCTGGACCGCCGGTCCGAAATGCGTGTCAAGCACCTGGACACAGGGCTCCCTGAGGTGGCACCATCCTGtggccctagcactagccccagcagCACCAGCCCCGAGGTGGGCCCCTTCTCTCCACCCAAGGTGGATGTCCGCATGATCGACTTTGCACACAGCACATTCAAGGGCTTCCGAGATGACCCCACTGTGCATGATGGGCCTGACCGAGGCTATGTGTTTGGCCTGGAGAACCTCATCAGCATCATGGAACAGATGCGGGACGAGAACCAGTAG